The DNA region CACACTCTTGCATTCATACACTATTGACAACTGACTTCCACGTTTCCTTCATTTAGATCATTTTGTTAATAAGAGTTATTTTGAAattggaaacatctgcagatattcactttaaagctcaaACAAGctagaaaacaaagacatgaGAAGTGGATCGGGACTCTTGAACAGTACTGTAAACGTATGGAATTATTCACAATATGTAGGGCCTTTTTgaggtctaaaaaaaaaaatacctgcACCCTCTACCTTCATAATTACGTATATTTTCTGCCTGGTGTTGCTGACCTTTTCGCCATCCTGGATGTTTATGTAGATGTCCTTCAAAGCCCAGTCCAAACCCTTACGGTACTGTAGGCCATAGTCTTCAAACTGGATGGTTCCTGAGGTTGGCCAGCTTGCTGGCAGTAAAGAGCCTTCAGTGGTCCATGCTGCCTGGGGGAAATGTGTCAGGACAGAAGAGCTGAATTAGCAATGACTACAAGCTTATGGTCAAGTTaacaaaattaaacagaaacCCTTATAAAAAGCAAATTCTCTCAATCACAAGAACAGTGATGCAGGCAGTGCGGATCACTCCCAAAAAATGATGAAACAAAAATAACGAGAATGTGGTTATTTAGAAAAGACTGGTATctttgtaaaatactgttgattGCTTGTAAAAAAGCTCTAATAAAGTGCTGGTATAAAACTGAACCTCCAGGCCTGAACCAATGGATGGACAGAGGGAAGGATTTGTGTACAATGGAAAAGAAGACTTTATCTCTCAGATCTAGGGGAGCGACCTTTTCCAGGAAATTGGAGAAATGGACTGCTTTTATCCAAACAATAGAGGATGCTACACATTAATAACTAAAGACACTCGTCATTTCATACCAAATTATCAATACAGGAGCCCCccttgtgtgttttttccttaGCTTTGTTCTTCTTTGGAAGATTCTTGTCAATTGTTTTTCCTTAAACTgaaaatactaaataaaaagTATAAACAAGTAATTAAAAAACCAGTACAGCAGTTCACCTCTTTGGGCATGTTGTCATACTCTTTGACTCTTTCTACTGACACGATGTTGTTCTCCACATCAGTCCAAGATCGAACAATCCAGCTCAGGATTCCTGTAacctacaaaaacacaaatgcaACAATGTCACGCGAGAGACACTCAGTTGCAGCAATGGATTCATTACCGGAGCTAAAATGGTCACCCTTTCCTAACCTGAAGAGAGTGCGACACAGCTAATCCAACCATTCCCGGGCTGAGTTCGTCCCGACTGTGGACGGAAAAGATGGCTGCAGCCAAGACCAACAGATTCCCCAAAAATTCCAGATTCACTGCCAACCATCTGGCAGCATAATTTAAAAAAGGGAAGTCAAAGTGTTTAATAATAGAACAGGTACATGTATAATATTCAAATGCTCTGACAACAGAGTGTCAATATGTGAAGTTTTTCAGGAGAAACTACCTGAAAACAAAACTCTTTACTATTGCAAAAATCCCATTTTTACAAAAACTACAGCAACAAACATGCAAGAAACATGCAACAAACATGTAGCAAACATGCAACAAACATGCCAAGAAAAGAAATCTTAACAGCTTCAGTGAAATTTGACGTCGATGGGAAATAACCTGGTGGAAACAAAGCGAGGGAAATAAGCTTCCTGATTGGCGTCAATGCGATGGTTGGCAAGCGAGATGAAGCGCTGCTGCTCGCCGAAGGCTCGGATCACGGCCGCACCCTGAACCGTCTCGTTGAAGTGACTGTAAACTGGGGAGCGGCTTACGGCCTCCAGGCGGCGCAGCTGACACGATGAGGCCACATAGAAACTCTGAAGAGCAGAAAAATAACACGATGAGGCCACATAGAAACTCTGAAGAGCAGAAAAATAACACGATGAGGCCACATAGAAACTCTGAAGAGCAGAAAAATAACACGATGAGGCCACATAGAAACTCTGAAgagcagaaaaataaaagatacaTTTATAGACTTCAGCTGAACCgcagaaaaaacagtaaaaaaaaaaaactgtacctGTATGAAAACAGACATGTGAAACTGTACCTGTATGAAAGCATAGACACATGTGAAACTGTACCTGTATGAAAGCATAGACACATGTGAATCTGTACCTGTATGAAAGCATAGACACATGTGAATCTGTACCTGTATGAAAGCATAGACACATGTGATACTGTACCTGTATGAAAGCATAGACACATGTGAATCTGTACCTGTATGAAAGCATAGACACATGTGAATCTGTACCTGTATGAAAGCATAGACACATGTGAATCTGTACCTGTATGAAAGCATAGACACATGTGAATCTGTACCTGTATGAAAGCATAGACACATGTGAAACTGTACCTGTATGAAAGCATAGACACATGTGAATCTGTACCTGTATAAAAGAATAGACACATGTGAAACTGTACCTGTATGAAAGCATAGACAcatgtgagaggaaggagcacCAGTCCTGTGTAGGGCGTGGCCAACAGAACAATGATGAAGACCTCCAGCAGCTTGAACAGGTAGCCCAGCATCATCTTCAGCCCCTCGGGAATCATGCAGTCAATGGCATCGATCTCTTTGGAGAAGCGGTTCAGGAGGTTTCCACTGGGCGTGGTTTCAAAGAAGGACACGGGGGAGTGCATGATGCTGTGCAGAAGGTCTGCATGAAGGTGACGGGAAGCCACGTTCCCAGCCAGAGCGATGGCGAGGGTGGTACCAAACATCGCCATCCCTGGAACATGGAAGCCAGAGTTTAATCACTCATTAAGGTGCTGAAGCAAAGGTATTAAAACCTGGGCTTCACTGTCGTTTTCCCTTTCTGTTAAAACTTTTTGTGTCCGTATGAAACCAGTCAAATAAATGTTGGCCAAGACAGAGGACTGCTGCTTAGCTACTGTTTAAAGGACAGAAAACAAAACTGTAAACCATGTTAACATCCAGCTcccattttaattcattgtAACTGTACTGAACACTGTATGCTCCTTTTGATCGTTTTAACAGCCAACATGAAGACCTTTTGAAATGTGctccaagaagaagaagaccagctgccagtttgggaggaagagccttcagttatcaggcccctctctgtggaaccagctgccagtttgggaggcagagccttcggttatcaggcccctctctgtgggaccagctgccagtttgggaggcagagccttcagttatcaggcccctctctgtggaaccggctgccagtttgggaggcagagccttcagttatcaggcccctctctgtggaaccggctgccagtttgggaggcagagccttcagttatcaggcccctctctgtggaaccagctgccagtttgggaggcagagccttcagttatcaggcccctctctgtggaaccagctgccagtttgggaggcagagccttcagttatcaggcccctctctgtggaaccagctgccagtttgggaggcagagccttcagttatcaggcccctctctgtgtaaccggctgccagtttgggaggcagagccttcagttatcaggccttaGGGGGGCCTGTCTGTAGGTCTCAGAGGTTGGACACAGAGCAGGTGATAAGTCTTAGACGTAGCATCATAGTTCAACTAAAGCTTTTATCTAAGATCTGTGCAGAATTCTCTGCCAATTCTTGAAAGACACATTTGTTGACATAAAAGACTTACAAATGGCTAAAATATGACCTTTctgtgaaatttaaaaaaaatctttcaatgACTGGAAAGGAGCCATCAGGGCAGCTCACAGATACCCCTCACAGACACCACTGTGGGCTGGTGGGGCAGCTCACAGATACCCCTCACAGACACCACTGTGGACTGGTGGGGCAGCTCACAGATACCCCTGTGGGCTGAGTGTTAGGGCAGCTCACAGATACCCCTCACAGATACCCCTGTGGGGCTGTAACTCACCCTGAGTGAACCCCAGCGCTGCAAACACGCTCAGCTTCAGCTCGTGGTCGCTCTGGGTGCCGTTCACAGACGGGTCGTCAGCCCACAGGCTCAGCCAGTAGCTGTAGGTCAGAGAGGCGGCTTGTTGGAAGGCACAGAGGAAGATGATGGTCATGATGAAGGTCAGGCCAACGGTCCTGAAGTACTCCCTGTACGTCTGCAGCTTCACCTGATAACAGAGCAGCTTCATTACTCTCACAGACAGCCGCTTTGttcattaaacattaaaataaaaaaacagaatgaaCTTCAGGAGCTGAAATCCAGATGTTGCTTACTGACTAAACTGGATTTCTAACCATATTAAACTTTTACTACTTTGTCAACAGTCTCATTAAtgtaaataatgaaataataatgaataataatgaAAGGGAATGACCTACTCTGCCAGTGAGAGCCTTGTCAGCTTCTGTGAGTTTCCCAACATCCTCATTGTCCAAGTCCTGATCGACAACCTCCATCAGTTTCACACTCATGCTGCTCATATCACAGCTGGAACACACACAGAACCTCCATCAGTTTCACACTCATGCTGCTCATATCACAGCTGGAACACACACAGAACCTCCATCAGTTTCACACTCATGCTGCTCATATCACAGCTGGAACACACACAGAACCTCCATCAGTTTCACACTCATGCTGCTCATATCACAgctggaacacacacaaacataaacgtctttaaaccTGATCAACAGCTTTTGGAAtcatttatgttttgtaaagGCTCCACTGATACTGAAAGCAGATGTTACACACATGTAAATATCAATTATTTACTATATTTCTCCTGCTCATTTTAACTTCTCCTTTTCTAATTCTGAGACCTGTTTATGTTTTGTGTATTCtgttaaaggagccatggcatgaaattttcactttttaaggttgtttaacattaatatgagttcctctagcctgcctgcggtcccccagtggctaaaaatgacgatagacctaaaccatgcactggaaattattctccgcctttggtaatgtgaccatgcagatggcctgatcgggaaagctgcctcttaTGACGTGGCGCCTCATATGATGTCGAGGttatttccccccagagcccatatatggctatgccaaaactacCTTGCCcccccacagctctttggccagctcattgctctgtaaatggatgtaaaaaaatctgtttagagcccctgcatcagaacctctaaagagccagtggacagattttgttttttctgggaaagtgacgacagaaccgaagagatttgtgtatgtgtgtgccaaacatttcaccgatgaatgtttccagaacttgggccaataccgagctggccttggatcagtaccaactctctttggcccaactacagacctcggacaagtaagtaatttaacgctctataattgtgttgctttcctgtatgtacagtttggttatatagcttgttaccaaaacaaagggtttgtatcgttagcagctaactttagctaacggttagctatgcagctaatagcatctgcaagctcttatctctcccaactgggctgttggaggtgtttgcatgcccatgagatggttagctcgctcatcttagaccaaaacccccgacTTCAAGCTTCccgaagaagaatgaatccgcaaattcagtgcatttcatcaggataatgattcattcatggttccagagtcaaaacggtcagtctgtctgtgtcgttagctctgcagctaatagctcagtcactgtcgctaatgtaacggtaaatagcatgaggtatgcaagtggacacctcatttactgtaacgtgagtgttgtgtacttattcgttgttttgatagccgtcctgctgttggtgttatggcgcacacgatatctgcctttcctctgattgaaatgactagtgctacgtgcatctttgcaaaccagagcaatcagatgagaatgtcaaaatcctcactcctgctttccccttcacgcaccccttttttgctgtgtcttgtgtagcacttgcttgatgtttgactgtgttaggaaagttgttcactaactagttcgacatattgtcaaagtaagctcatttcaacaggtttcgctagttttagtCGCTAGCatctttgccccgcctttctcctcctaatttgcatttaaagctgcagaccctaaacagctcattctgaggatcctaaggaaagctcatttttgggactggctgtaattctgcaccaaggcagaattttggggaaaaaaactcagatacagtattaggggaccactaaagcctataaaaatatataaaagcctccatttattttcattccatggctgctttaaaaaaagtgaaaaattcTCTGTTCATGTGAAGCTTTCTTGACGATATTCGTacctgatcagctgctcctgagaGAGATCGATGGAAAAATCCGTCATACTGAGGCGAGACACGGACTTTCTTCTGCCTGCAAACAGTTTATGATCAGAATCAGCTGATTTCATTTTTAATTACAGTAAAGTAAGGCTTCATGTCAGCTCCTGTGTTCACACAGCTGGTGCAGTTTTCATGGTTTGGCTGAACAGTTGCCAAGTCTGGTTATTACTACCCATTTTAAGCTTTGTGTTTTAAAACCTTTTGAAGTCAACAAAGTGCCCTAACCGTTCACCAACAGGCTGAGACTATGGCGCCAATACCTCAAGATGAGCTTCATAAAAAGTCCTGTAGGTGAAGGAATATGCACAAAGAAATGTCCCCACACAGTTTCAACTTTTCCATTTCACTGAACTCCCTTTTGTGGTTTGCAAAATGCATTTAACATGAAGCTACTGAGACGCCATGTGAGCGAGGATGGTGAGCAAAAAGGAAGAATAGCACCCCATTAATGATCTAAATGGAACAAAGGCTTTGGACAGGTTTGGATGGTGCAAATATTGGGAATGCATTAATTCAGCATGGATCATTATGTAATCAGTCAAAAGAATGGAATATCCAGTCTGTAACTCAGGTACACTGAATGAATTATTTTCAGTATATCTTCTGAAAAAGTTCATTTATTTCTATTCTCCTAAATTCAGCTCAGACCTTTTATTAATTTGCTTTCTGATCAGTTTGAATTCCATTTCTTACTCTTTTCTTTGAGGACAGAGCTCTCTCTCCGTTGGTTTCCACGGAAGGTGTGGATTAATTTAGCCAAGAGGCCCTTCCTGTCCATCAGCTCTGTGTACGAGCCCATCTCAGAGATGTGACCATCTTCCATCACCAGGATCAGGTCTGCTTTAGACAGGAAGCTGAGGCCGTGAGTCACCAGCACCCGGGTCTACAGAAACACAACGCCGTCCTTAAAACACCAAAAACCTTCTGACACCACATCACATCATGATCACATCCAAAAATATGACAACCAGGGTTGAGATCAGGATACAGATTTGTACTCTTAAACACTTCTTTACCTTTTTCTGATAGTTTActttacagtttctgagaagaaatgtacatatagaaggtgtctatcagaggatgctgtaaccagatttaaagagttaattccatcatccttttcttcactgccatgtgcagatatgacagaggacggccacctaaactttactccagcaacacttgactcgttgacttgttgacagcactatagtttcaatgcgtacagcactggacaatgttgcccctctgaaaaggaaggtaatcagtcagaagaggctggctccttggtataattcagcTGCTATAAAGCaggctgcaagaaagctggagagacagtggcgttcctctaatttagaagagtctcagttagtctggaaagatagtttaataacgtataagaaagcccttcgtaaagctagaactgcttattattcatcattgatagaagagaataagaacaatcccaggtttctcttcagcgctgtagccaggctgacagagtccgagctctgctgagccagttattcctttaactctcagagACCATTTCATTGGTGAAGAAgttcatgaaatcatcactgctatCAGAGAGGGAGCAGTCCCTGTTCATACTGAGTACTAAGGACAGGCTACAGGTACCTGGAGGAGCTCACCTTGCCTTTCAGGAGTCCAGTGGGTCCAATGACTCGATCAAAGATATGTTGTCCTACTTGAGCGTCGACAGCCGATAACGGATCGTCGAGCAAGTAAACATCTGACCTCCGATAAACTGCCCGAGCTAGACTCACCCTCTGCCTCTGTCCTCCAGAGAGGTTTAAACCCTGCAAGAAAATGCATGATCAATTAGCTGAGGCCCAAAACTCTGAGTCCTGCTGGAGATAAATACTCAAAACTGACAGGAATCGACCAACAGTCAGAATATGGAATTTAATCAAGCCCGTTCTGCAGATGGACCATAGAAGGAAGGCGGTTCTTGTACCTTCTCCCCGATCTCGGAGCTGTCTCCGGATGGAAGGAGGTCCAGATCTGGCAGCAGAGCGCAGGCCTCCAGAACACGGTGATACCAGCTCTCCTTCCTCTCGCCACCAAACAAAATGTTTTCCTTCAGAGAAGCGTTCTGGATCCAGGCCAGCTGTGGGACGTAGGCCACGGAGCCCTGCAGCCAAACAAAAGAGTCGGCCTCATTCATGGAGACCAGTTTCAGTTCATCACATCTGGATTTAAATGGAACCGTTGTAAAATATAGATGTATGAAAGTTTATATCTACATGGACAGAAACGTGTGTATTATCATCATTTAGTCACGTCTCCGAGAACAGTTTAAAGTTTACAGATATTGTTGTCGACTATCAGAATGTTCTGAAACCTACAAATGTTTAATGGCAGATTGAAAAAATATCCTTTTAGGGGATATTTAATAGACATGTTAAGCTCTTCATTCTAACAGCTGAATGAACGTTGATCATTAAACACTTGTTTTCTGTCATTAAGGTCACATGGATCTGGGACATCTACCACTGTCATACTTTACAACACGTAAATATTTAATACTATTTTAGGATCCATTTTGAGACAGTGGCAGCCATCTTTGTTTCATTCCCATCCAGCAGCAGATTGTTTCTTCTTGACTAATTATCCTGTAAAAGACCGTCTGATTATTCCTGTTGTTTGTTCTCCTTCCAACTTTTAGCTTTTGTGTAAAAATCTGATGATGCTGTCATAACATTTCAGACAGACTGTCACCGAGTTTAATTAATTTGTGTTAAGTTAATCATATCCGACTGAAACCAGATGAACAGAAATCAGAGAGCAGGGTGCAACAGAGTACCTTAATATGCTGAAGTTTCATCTCCAGTCATGTTTCATTATAGATGAACATTagattaaatgttctattttccaacttcagctcaaaattaaacaccaaaaaccaagaaaacaaaagaacattgGAAACATTTTCCATTCTCACCTTGATTAAAACATGGCCGCTTCTCCTGTCCATCTCTCCCATCATGGCAGATAGCAGAGACGACTTGCCAGAGCCAACATTACCGACCACCGCAACCAGAGAACCAGTCCTGACCTTCAGGTTGATCCTCTGGAGACACGGCAGCGCGCTGCTGGACCAGGAGAAGAACCCGCCTTCCACCACCAGGCTATCTCCATCTGAACCCAACACAGTTAGATGGGCCACACAGTTAGATGAGCCACACAGTTAGATGAGCCACACAGTTAGATGGGCCACACAGTTAGATGAGCCACACAGTTAGATGAGCCACACAGTTAGATGAGCCACACAGTTAGATGGGTCACACAGTTAGATGGGCCACACAGTTAGATGAGCCACACAGTTAGATGAGCCACACAGTTAGATGGGCCACACAGTTAGATGGGCCACACAGTTAGATGGGCCACACAGTTAGATGAGCCACACAGTTAGATGAGCCACACAGTTAGATGCAGCTCAATGCTACGCTAGGCTAACAGTCACCTGCATCATGAGGAAGCCTCTCCACATGGTCAGTGTTCAGTTCTTCCTGACCCAAGAAGCTTCCGAGGCGTCTGAGTGAGACGGCGGCCTGATGGACAACACCAACTGTCAAAGAAACTCACCTGAGGGACAGACCTCAGGAAAGCAGAGTTTCTCCTCTTTTCACACAGTAATTCAGCATCTCTACGTCTAATATTTTCTCTTTACATGATATTCAAGGTGAGAAACTGTTTCCATGGTTTCAGCCTCAGGGAATGTTTTAGAATAACTGCTTCCTTTATCTGACAAGCCTCAGGTCTCTCAGCCAGACCATCAGTGTTACTGGTTATTTGAATGGAGACACCTGATCGGCTGGTACTTGAATGGAGACACCTGATCGGCTGGTACTTGAATGGAGACACCTGATCGGCTGGTACTTGAATGGAGACACCTGATCGGCTGGTACTTGAATGGAGACACCTGATTGGCTGGTACTTGAATGGAAACACCTGATTGGCTGGTACTTGAATGGAGACACCTGATCGGCTGGTACTTGAATGGAGACACCTGATTGGCTGGTACTTGAATGGAAACACCTGATTGGCTGGTACTTGAATGGAAACACCTGATTGGCTGGTACTTGCCTGCATGGTGGTGCTCATGGCGAATGGAAGCTGACTCAGGGGAGTTTTCAGTATGTTGATCAGAGCTACAGAAACAAAGATTTTCTGAGCATCCAGAACATTTTGACTGTCGATCAACACGTAGACTGTGAACACAGACAGGGAAATCTGAAAGAACAAAACAACTATTTCAGTATGTTCAACTTAAGCTCATTTTAGCTTCATTAGTTATCCTGCTTTTTTCAGTTTTAGTCTGAAAGAGGAGGAGTTAAAGGAAGCCAGAGAAACCGAGTGAAGGATCTGAGACTCACCAGGAAAGAGGAGGAGTTAAAGGAAGCCAGAGAAACCGAGTGAAGGATCTGAGACTCACCAGGAAAGAGGAGGAGTTAAAGGAAGCCAGAG from Odontesthes bonariensis isolate fOdoBon6 unplaced genomic scaffold, fOdoBon6.hap1 scaffold_303, whole genome shotgun sequence includes:
- the LOC142376433 gene encoding multidrug resistance-associated protein 1-like; this encodes GSPSDPLRSAAFFICFSLQLTELVLSCFSDGRSLSDRRAHVQNLCPEEDASFLSKFFFFWFCSLAVRGYRRPLQAADLWSLRHQDSSTQIMMDLQRFWKQQEVQQLQSRSQSRWTDPATQTEKTHLLRKKKKGWSYEFSLLWALGRSFGSYFLCGTLCLLLHDAFMFAVPQVLSALLDFMRDKEAALWKGFLFASLLFLLSCLQSVLHHQYMFHCFTVGMRLKTAIMGLVYRKSLVMSSAARQQCNVGEIINLVSADTQKLMDFVVYFNSVWIAPIEMALCFYFLWQLLGPPALAGTATVLLIFPLNGFIAKVRSKLQEVQMTFTDSRIKLMNEILGGVKILKFYSWEEAFLRRVNVLRDGELKALRTSQILHSVSLASFNSSSFLISLSVFTVYVLIDSQNVLDAQKIFVSVALINILKTPLSQLPFAMSTTMQAAVSLRRLGSFLGQEELNTDHVERLPHDADGDSLVVEGGFFSWSSSALPCLQRINLKVRTGSLVAVVGNVGSGKSSLLSAMMGEMDRRSGHVLIKGSVAYVPQLAWIQNASLKENILFGGERKESWYHRVLEACALLPDLDLLPSGDSSEIGEKGLNLSGGQRQRVSLARAVYRRSDVYLLDDPLSAVDAQVGQHIFDRVIGPTGLLKGKTRVLVTHGLSFLSKADLILVMEDGHISEMGSYTELMDRKGLLAKLIHTFRGNQRRESSVLKEKSRRKSVSRLSMTDFSIDLSQEQLISCDMSSMSVKLMEVVDQDLDNEDVGKLTEADKALTGRVKLQTYREYFRTVGLTFIMTIIFLCAFQQAASLTYSYWLSLWADDPSVNGTQSDHELKLSVFAALGFTQGMAMFGTTLAIALAGNVASRHLHADLLHSIMHSPVSFFETTPSGNLLNRFSKEIDAIDCMIPEGLKMMLGYLFKLLEVFIIVLLATPYTGLVLLPLTCVYAFIQSFYVASSCQLRRLEAVSRSPVYSHFNETVQGAAVIRAFGEQQRFISLANHRIDANQEAYFPRFVSTRWLAVNLEFLGNLLVLAAAIFSVHSRDELSPGMVGLAVSHSLQVTGILSWIVRSWTDVENNIVSVERVKEYDNMPKEAAWTTEGSLLPASWPTSGTIQFEDYGLQYRKGLDWALKDIYINIQDGEK